From Leptospira limi, one genomic window encodes:
- a CDS encoding PIN/TRAM domain-containing protein, translated as MKHLLSTIGTLIVTSVSFFFIHSESQNIVLAGVLASVVLVYSLVLILGERKLFPEIKADVVLCASVGALLGLSIAAFPVSLLNDYGYKSVSIFVAVLFFLTGIKAGVSFSKKPGLSIFGGGSGAPGSSFSIPGLEGGTSQIKDKILDTSVVIDGRILDIADTHFLDGPLILPNFVLREIQLISDSSDPIKRARGRRGLEMLNKLQRKGSIEVKITYTDYSDTREVDAKLVKLARDTGGAVVTNDFNLNKVAELQGVRVLNLNNLANALKPVVLPGEEFQISVIKEGKDENQGIGYLEDGTMVVIENGGHLVGKDVRVVVTSIIQTAAGKMIFTKVQNGNNNYNKS; from the coding sequence ATGAAACATTTACTTTCAACCATTGGGACACTAATTGTCACTTCGGTATCGTTTTTCTTTATACATTCAGAATCGCAAAACATCGTTTTGGCGGGGGTTCTTGCTAGCGTTGTTCTGGTTTATTCTTTGGTTTTAATTCTCGGTGAGAGAAAATTATTCCCAGAAATTAAAGCAGATGTGGTTCTCTGTGCGAGTGTTGGTGCACTACTTGGACTCTCTATAGCTGCGTTTCCTGTCAGTTTGCTTAATGATTATGGATACAAATCGGTTTCCATTTTTGTCGCTGTGCTTTTTTTCCTTACAGGGATAAAAGCAGGTGTCTCGTTTTCCAAAAAACCTGGCCTTTCCATTTTTGGTGGTGGCAGTGGTGCTCCTGGTTCGAGTTTTTCCATTCCAGGCCTGGAAGGTGGAACATCACAAATCAAAGACAAAATTCTAGATACTTCCGTTGTGATCGATGGAAGAATTTTGGACATTGCTGACACACACTTCCTAGATGGTCCGCTCATCCTTCCTAACTTTGTGTTACGTGAAATCCAATTGATATCCGATTCTTCTGATCCGATCAAACGTGCTCGCGGTCGTCGTGGTCTTGAGATGTTAAACAAACTACAAAGAAAAGGATCGATCGAAGTTAAAATCACTTATACTGATTATTCTGATACTCGAGAAGTCGATGCGAAGTTAGTCAAACTTGCTCGTGATACTGGCGGTGCAGTAGTAACCAACGACTTTAACCTAAACAAAGTTGCTGAATTACAAGGGGTTCGAGTATTAAATCTTAACAATCTTGCAAATGCATTAAAACCCGTTGTGTTACCCGGTGAAGAGTTTCAAATTTCCGTCATCAAAGAAGGAAAAGATGAAAACCAAGGGATTGGTTACTTGGAAGATGGAACCATGGTTGTGATAGAAAATGGTGGCCATTTAGTTGGGAAAGATGTACGTGTAGTCGTTACAAGTATCATCCAAACTGCTGCTGGTAAAATGATTTTCACAAAAGTACAAAACGGTAATAATAACTACAACAAATCGTAA
- a CDS encoding class I SAM-dependent methyltransferase encodes MDKIFLPTVDDEKKRYLEHNNDIHDIQYQNFLKPIVEKVLTHQKSEDFGLDYGAGPGPVVEYLLKEKGYQINLFDPFFHPYPENLTQPYDYIILTEVVEHFHHPNLEFQKLWSLLKKNGMLYILTHPYEDSISFDRWYYKNDQTHTFFYTNEAFEWIKEFYGFKRMEIENRIIMLQK; translated from the coding sequence ATGGATAAAATTTTTTTACCTACAGTTGATGACGAAAAAAAAAGATATCTAGAGCATAACAATGATATCCACGATATTCAGTACCAAAATTTTTTAAAGCCAATTGTAGAAAAAGTCCTTACACATCAAAAGTCAGAGGATTTTGGTTTGGATTATGGTGCTGGCCCAGGACCAGTTGTTGAATATTTACTCAAAGAAAAAGGATATCAGATCAATTTATTTGATCCTTTTTTCCACCCTTATCCAGAAAATCTAACGCAACCATACGATTATATCATTTTAACAGAAGTTGTGGAACATTTCCATCATCCAAATTTAGAATTTCAGAAACTTTGGTCACTACTCAAAAAAAATGGAATGTTATATATCCTAACACACCCGTATGAAGACTCCATTTCATTTGATCGTTGGTATTATAAAAATGACCAAACACATACCTTCTTTTACACAAATGAGGCATTTGAATGGATCAAGGAATTTTATGGATTCAAACGAATGGAAATCGAGAACAGAATCATTATGTTACAAAAATAA
- a CDS encoding LEPBI_I2678 family protein, protein MEKNKIGPASLRKIWISIEVKLKKELQYYYSLMKSVEMKKSLKTFTKLALFTTTLLTIGCATMFKPTTHVPITVYTEQIESSIYLDDEKVSETFHQIDYPEKSDKKFNYRIEKNGFEPKSIVIEKKFNKYAYLNLLTFLFSPILFLIDHSNDALFVYHSPDETIKLETNQNYREKTDTITYKQFETERAKLKNNKGIILFNEFAINVLVKDGDGNQYEIKSEPFLFSPGNFEVQSRFYTSFKKGSYQHTYTAKTVVKSKLTLQSAGVTAVCSDFDKTKNTTTHTIISSGKPNPFLAADSVLKAFDMTRYCPRSEFMKQFDV, encoded by the coding sequence TTGGAGAAAAACAAAATCGGACCTGCCAGTTTGCGTAAGATCTGGATTTCTATCGAAGTAAAACTAAAAAAAGAGTTACAATATTACTATTCGCTAATGAAATCGGTTGAAATGAAAAAATCCTTAAAAACCTTCACCAAACTAGCATTATTCACTACAACCTTACTCACCATAGGTTGTGCAACCATGTTTAAACCGACAACTCACGTGCCGATCACAGTTTATACAGAACAAATCGAATCGAGCATTTATTTAGATGATGAGAAAGTTAGTGAAACATTCCACCAAATTGATTATCCAGAAAAATCGGATAAAAAATTCAACTACCGAATTGAAAAAAATGGATTTGAACCAAAGTCCATTGTAATTGAGAAAAAATTTAACAAATACGCTTATCTAAACCTTCTAACATTTCTATTTTCTCCAATTTTGTTTTTAATCGATCATTCCAATGATGCACTTTTTGTTTACCATTCACCTGACGAAACAATCAAATTAGAAACAAATCAGAATTATAGAGAAAAAACAGATACAATAACTTATAAACAATTTGAGACAGAGAGAGCAAAGTTAAAAAACAACAAAGGCATCATTCTGTTTAATGAATTTGCAATCAATGTTTTGGTTAAGGATGGAGATGGTAACCAATATGAAATTAAGTCAGAACCATTTTTGTTTTCGCCTGGCAATTTTGAAGTACAATCAAGATTTTATACTTCATTTAAAAAAGGAAGTTATCAACATACATATACTGCAAAAACGGTTGTTAAAAGCAAACTGACTCTACAATCAGCAGGTGTTACTGCTGTGTGTTCAGATTTTGATAAAACAAAAAATACTACGACTCATACAATCATTTCTTCTGGTAAACCAAATCCATTTTTGGCAGCTGATTCTGTTTTAAAAGCTTTCGATATGACACGGTATTGCCCGAGATCAGAATTCATGAAACAATTCGACGTGTAA
- a CDS encoding PP2C family protein-serine/threonine phosphatase — protein sequence MFQHFQTIVSRFFDLIPERKIYNLEYCKELDRQTRIIQFPGSLIGSIALLGFAFDTDAKLHPEFPEMFYFRIGFTILCVFYIFLNLFNQSRNIQSRLEGLTWGYVVYGYVLFTTSFFTGRIADDAPYVSGLQMVVIILSFLPLPRKTLFIYYPISIFLFLTTVIIYKPNLNTPATDYSMQNLILSYILGVFSGLIIERYRFHSFLNHFRITKKNEEVTKAAEALQALKSQQDGDYFLTTLLFEPLIGKELDGNAVTIDTFLNQYKKFYFRNKEYQLGGDYLSVYNLILQGKRYKAFLNGDAMGKSIQGAGGAIVLGAVYNSIIIRSKMDPTSSNRSPERWLHDCYLDLQKIFETFDGAMLVSAVIGLLEESTGTLYFINLEHPWVILYRDGKASFIEEEIHYYKLGVMEVPSNRFISVFQMKKGDKIFCGSDGKDDLVISNSGKYRDINEDQNLILDCIENSNGELHNLVSVLETKGKYSDDLSLISLEYNLESLSKPGKFWKEAKKLIKERQYSQALDLLLSYPSALDTSILELKFITKLYEKEGDLLKAMEYASLALENFPSDTSWMFHTSVLYKRLYSIYKSQSFLFESQELSERVRLRQPNNIRNLIHLADVCRLLEDKDRTSFLVQILKKLSPENKKLVELIRLL from the coding sequence GTGTTTCAACATTTCCAGACGATCGTTTCTAGATTTTTTGATTTAATCCCCGAAAGGAAAATTTATAATTTAGAATATTGTAAAGAGTTAGATCGCCAAACAAGAATCATCCAATTCCCTGGAAGTTTAATTGGAAGCATTGCATTACTTGGTTTTGCCTTTGATACTGATGCAAAACTCCACCCAGAATTTCCGGAGATGTTTTACTTTCGGATTGGGTTTACCATCCTCTGTGTTTTTTATATATTCCTAAACTTATTCAATCAATCACGGAACATTCAATCTAGATTAGAGGGATTAACTTGGGGTTATGTTGTATATGGTTATGTGCTGTTTACAACATCGTTTTTTACGGGAAGAATTGCCGACGATGCTCCTTATGTATCCGGCTTACAAATGGTTGTCATCATTCTTTCCTTTTTGCCACTTCCCAGAAAAACACTTTTTATTTATTATCCCATTTCAATTTTTCTGTTTTTAACAACCGTTATTATATATAAACCAAATTTGAATACACCTGCCACTGATTATTCCATGCAAAACTTAATCTTAAGTTATATCTTGGGTGTTTTTAGTGGACTTATCATTGAGAGGTACAGATTCCATTCATTTTTAAACCACTTTCGTATCACAAAGAAAAATGAAGAAGTAACAAAAGCGGCAGAAGCTTTGCAGGCATTAAAGTCACAACAAGATGGAGATTATTTTCTAACCACATTATTATTTGAACCTCTAATCGGTAAAGAGTTGGATGGCAATGCTGTAACCATTGATACATTCTTAAATCAATATAAAAAATTTTACTTTCGTAACAAGGAATACCAGTTAGGTGGTGATTATCTTTCCGTATATAATTTGATCTTGCAGGGCAAACGATACAAAGCATTTTTGAATGGCGACGCAATGGGAAAATCCATACAAGGCGCCGGTGGTGCCATTGTGCTAGGAGCGGTTTACAATTCTATCATCATTCGTTCCAAAATGGATCCAACTTCCTCAAACCGCTCTCCAGAAAGATGGTTACATGATTGTTACCTAGACCTTCAAAAAATATTCGAAACATTTGATGGAGCAATGCTCGTGTCAGCCGTAATCGGATTATTGGAAGAATCAACCGGCACACTTTATTTCATAAACTTGGAACATCCTTGGGTGATTTTATATCGAGATGGAAAAGCATCATTCATTGAAGAAGAAATTCATTACTATAAATTGGGTGTAATGGAAGTTCCATCCAATCGATTTATTTCTGTTTTTCAAATGAAAAAGGGAGATAAAATTTTCTGCGGTTCTGATGGGAAAGATGATTTGGTCATCTCTAATTCTGGAAAATACCGCGATATTAACGAAGACCAAAACTTAATTTTAGACTGTATTGAAAATTCAAATGGTGAACTCCACAACTTGGTATCTGTTCTCGAAACAAAGGGAAAGTATTCAGACGATCTGAGTCTAATTTCATTGGAATATAACTTAGAATCATTAAGTAAACCTGGGAAGTTTTGGAAAGAAGCTAAAAAATTAATTAAAGAAAGGCAATATTCCCAAGCATTGGATTTACTATTGTCTTATCCTTCCGCTTTAGATACATCCATTTTGGAACTAAAATTCATAACAAAATTGTATGAAAAAGAGGGTGATCTTTTGAAAGCAATGGAATATGCAAGTTTAGCTTTAGAAAACTTTCCATCGGATACAAGTTGGATGTTCCATACATCGGTTTTGTATAAAAGACTTTATTCCATTTATAAATCCCAATCATTTTTGTTTGAATCACAAGAGTTAAGTGAGAGAGTGCGCCTTCGACAACCAAATAACATACGGAACTTAATTCATTTAGCAGATGTTTGTAGGTTGTTGGAAGATAAAGACCGCACAAGTTTCCTGGTTCAGATACTAAAGAAACTATCGCCTGAGAATAAAAAACTAGTAGAATTGATTCGTTTGTTATAA
- a CDS encoding CarD family transcriptional regulator: MATKKLNEKTKEPKFKVGDYVVYPIHGVGEVTEVAKKLILGKKKDCYSLEIQGSKMKVSIPVDRAMDVGIRSIIDKKEIKKVLTLLKKDEVDTEEDWKVRYQNNMNKIKSGSIFEVADVCRNLYRRAYGKELSIMERKLYESAYNLVKMEIALSKGVPQEEAGNIVSDVLAASVQGMAPPPPPKELDDDLDLE, encoded by the coding sequence TTGGCTACAAAAAAACTAAACGAAAAAACTAAAGAGCCTAAATTCAAGGTTGGGGATTACGTTGTATACCCTATCCATGGAGTAGGTGAAGTCACAGAAGTTGCTAAAAAGCTGATTCTGGGAAAGAAAAAAGACTGTTACAGTTTGGAAATTCAAGGTTCCAAAATGAAGGTCTCTATCCCTGTGGATCGCGCAATGGATGTGGGTATCCGGTCGATCATTGATAAAAAAGAGATCAAAAAAGTTCTCACTCTCCTAAAAAAGGATGAGGTCGACACGGAAGAGGACTGGAAAGTCCGTTACCAGAACAATATGAACAAGATCAAATCTGGTTCTATTTTCGAAGTGGCTGATGTGTGCCGTAATCTTTACAGACGTGCCTATGGCAAAGAACTCTCTATTATGGAGAGAAAGCTCTATGAGAGCGCCTATAATTTAGTAAAGATGGAAATTGCATTGAGTAAGGGTGTACCCCAAGAAGAAGCAGGAAACATTGTTTCCGACGTGCTGGCAGCTTCAGTGCAAGGTATGGCTCCACCACCACCTCCAAAAGAATTGGATGATGATCTAGACTTAGAATAA
- the lnt gene encoding apolipoprotein N-acyltransferase — MKLARFLMSHEGFISVLCYTVTAVFSFLSFAPLNLPIFVWFAPFGLFLIEKRNRGEWKKLIYHGFGFAILFYLVSFHWVYHMTTVFGGFDWYLAVPIFIGSAILLNFKFPVYLLLFSFLAKKVGKFFPLIASFSILFAEFFTPQVFPWYFGNVVAENQILAQNAEYTSAYGLSGFLFFVSYYLFYLKNPKKVLHFLFLIPSLRTKHEKISKQLLVGLISLLIVLGLFFGNGFYLFHKWENVQPIAEREVLIVQPNAPLEFRDGRNPAEEIRNLMTRIDRMVETELKEKPVDLVVLPESGVPFFTTHDSEVTRSIRIYWHQFESLMAIISLRHGANLFFNELDADIPGNPESARIIRNNIRMYNSSVLMNPNGDRKNSYQKVFLLIFGEYMPFEWMYALSGQTGQFAPGTKMDLIPYYERRKTPSNVTKDLHWEDTFGLSPDSVREHYRPNQIEEKKIGSFLPLICYEVIISEFVRQFQGDPDFIVNVTNDKWYGNSVESYQHHTLGRLRAIEFRKWIVRSTNSGTSVFTDHLGRNIDNEFTPIETTATIRKKVSVIPGKMTFYRLYGNLLSYLFMGIVGLVFFVYAKRNS; from the coding sequence ATGAAACTAGCTCGTTTTTTAATGTCACACGAAGGGTTCATATCCGTTCTTTGTTATACGGTAACAGCCGTATTTTCTTTCCTCTCATTTGCTCCTCTTAATTTGCCTATCTTTGTTTGGTTTGCTCCTTTTGGACTTTTTCTAATAGAAAAAAGAAACAGAGGTGAATGGAAAAAACTCATCTACCATGGATTTGGTTTTGCCATATTGTTTTATTTGGTGTCCTTCCATTGGGTCTACCATATGACAACTGTTTTTGGGGGATTTGATTGGTATTTGGCAGTTCCTATTTTTATTGGATCTGCTATTTTATTAAATTTTAAATTCCCAGTATATTTACTCCTTTTCTCTTTTTTAGCAAAAAAAGTGGGAAAATTTTTTCCATTGATAGCATCGTTTTCGATTTTGTTCGCTGAATTTTTTACTCCTCAAGTTTTCCCTTGGTATTTCGGTAACGTTGTAGCAGAAAATCAAATTTTAGCACAAAACGCTGAGTATACGAGTGCTTATGGATTATCTGGCTTTTTGTTTTTTGTTTCTTATTATTTATTTTACCTTAAAAATCCCAAAAAAGTCCTCCATTTTCTGTTTTTGATTCCTTCTCTGAGAACAAAACACGAAAAAATTTCCAAACAGCTGTTAGTTGGCTTAATCTCTCTTTTGATAGTTTTAGGATTGTTTTTCGGGAATGGTTTTTATTTGTTCCATAAATGGGAAAATGTCCAACCAATCGCTGAACGCGAGGTTCTCATTGTCCAACCGAATGCTCCTTTGGAGTTTCGAGACGGGAGAAACCCAGCAGAAGAAATTCGAAATTTAATGACTCGCATTGACCGAATGGTGGAAACTGAATTAAAAGAGAAACCAGTGGATTTGGTAGTTTTACCAGAATCTGGAGTTCCATTCTTTACCACCCATGATTCAGAAGTAACTAGATCGATTCGGATCTATTGGCACCAATTTGAGTCTTTAATGGCCATCATCAGTTTGCGACATGGAGCCAATTTGTTTTTTAATGAATTGGATGCAGACATTCCAGGAAACCCAGAGTCTGCACGGATCATTCGTAATAACATTCGCATGTACAATTCGTCCGTACTCATGAATCCAAATGGGGATAGGAAAAACAGTTACCAAAAAGTATTTTTACTCATTTTTGGGGAATATATGCCATTTGAATGGATGTATGCCTTGTCTGGTCAAACAGGACAATTTGCACCAGGAACAAAAATGGATCTTATCCCTTATTATGAACGTCGCAAAACTCCTTCCAATGTAACGAAGGATTTACATTGGGAAGATACATTCGGGTTAAGTCCGGATTCCGTAAGAGAACATTATCGTCCTAACCAAATTGAAGAAAAAAAAATTGGGTCCTTCTTACCTTTGATTTGTTATGAAGTGATTATCTCTGAATTTGTTCGTCAATTTCAGGGAGATCCAGATTTTATCGTGAATGTAACAAACGATAAATGGTATGGAAATTCAGTTGAATCCTACCAACACCATACCTTGGGTCGTTTGCGTGCGATTGAATTTCGAAAGTGGATCGTTCGTTCTACAAATTCCGGAACGTCAGTTTTTACGGATCATTTAGGCCGTAATATTGATAACGAATTCACGCCAATTGAAACTACGGCAACCATCCGTAAAAAGGTATCGGTTATTCCAGGCAAAATGACATTTTATCGACTTTATGGAAACTTACTTTCTTATTTGTTTATGGGAATTGTAGGACTTGTGTTTTTTGTTTATGCTAAAAGGAATTCGTAA